A genomic window from Pseudogulbenkiania sp. MAI-1 includes:
- a CDS encoding YecA family protein, translating to MSDTVFTDAELARLEELLTPLSQSGSTMRPDEVQGYFTALASGPDAVEAGSWLDEVLGDAPEFDDDATQAELSALLQKLYDATAAALVAGEAPDLILYEAEDAEEADFWPWCNAYLYALDNVDTDWFEAADDEGFEDLLLPIMALGGMFEDEEEGKELLTFTDAELDNFKDELPDAIQAVYAYWQAKKQAPTTVRREGDKVGRNDPCPCGSGKKYKACHGKN from the coding sequence ATGAGCGACACCGTATTCACCGACGCCGAGCTGGCGCGCCTGGAAGAACTGCTGACCCCGCTGTCGCAAAGCGGCAGCACCATGCGCCCGGATGAAGTGCAGGGCTACTTCACCGCACTGGCCAGCGGTCCGGATGCGGTCGAAGCCGGCAGTTGGCTGGACGAGGTATTGGGCGACGCGCCCGAGTTCGACGACGACGCCACCCAAGCCGAGCTGAGCGCGCTGCTGCAGAAGCTCTACGATGCCACCGCCGCCGCGCTGGTTGCCGGCGAAGCGCCCGACCTGATCCTGTATGAGGCCGAAGACGCCGAGGAAGCCGACTTCTGGCCGTGGTGCAACGCCTACCTGTACGCGCTCGACAACGTCGACACCGACTGGTTCGAGGCCGCCGACGACGAAGGCTTCGAAGACCTGCTGCTGCCGATCATGGCGCTGGGCGGCATGTTCGAGGACGAGGAAGAGGGCAAAGAACTGCTCACCTTTACCGACGCCGAGCTCGACAATTTCAAGGACGAACTGCCCGACGCCATCCAGGCCGTCTACGCCTACTGGCAGGCCAAGAAGCAGGCTCCGACCACGGTGCGCCGCGAGGGCGACAAGGTCGGCCGCAACGATCCCTGCCCGTGCGGCAGCGGCAAGAAGTATAAGGCCTGCCACGGCAAAAACTGA